In the Aromatoleum bremense genome, one interval contains:
- a CDS encoding outer membrane lipoprotein-sorting protein — MKILTVLLGLLVAAPAFAVDGTALLQKVDRNLEPESYEMYRKLINIEPDGSRKEFVLYSVKKGRDQLVALFLDPPSERDRATLRLGENMWLYIPSVGKPIRITSLQSVIGGVFNNADILRLDYSTEYAVEEVSETADSYLLSLKAKTDDVAYDRLKMTVDKQTELPTVIGCYAASGLLIKTLTYKDIKDFGDGITRPATLETDSPLYKGYKSVMLYGQIRARAVPDEVFTLEYLPRVKELR; from the coding sequence ATGAAGATCCTGACCGTCCTCCTGGGCCTGCTCGTCGCGGCGCCCGCCTTCGCCGTCGACGGCACTGCGCTGCTGCAGAAGGTGGACCGCAACCTCGAGCCCGAGTCCTACGAGATGTACCGCAAGCTCATCAACATCGAGCCCGACGGCAGCCGCAAGGAATTCGTGCTGTATTCGGTGAAGAAGGGACGCGACCAGCTCGTCGCCCTGTTCCTCGACCCGCCGAGCGAACGCGACCGCGCCACCCTGCGCCTGGGCGAGAACATGTGGCTGTACATCCCCAGCGTCGGCAAGCCGATCCGCATCACCAGCCTGCAGTCGGTGATCGGCGGCGTGTTCAACAACGCCGACATCCTGCGCCTGGACTACTCCACCGAATACGCGGTGGAAGAGGTCAGCGAGACGGCGGACAGCTATCTGCTCTCACTCAAGGCCAAGACCGATGACGTGGCCTACGACCGGCTGAAGATGACCGTCGACAAGCAGACCGAGCTGCCCACCGTGATCGGGTGCTACGCGGCCAGCGGCCTGCTGATCAAGACGCTGACCTACAAGGACATCAAGGACTTCGGTGACGGCATCACGCGGCCGGCGACGCTGGAGACGGACAGCCCGCTGTACAAGGGTTACAAGTCGGTCATGCTCTACGGCCAGATCCGTGCCCGCGCGGTGCCCGACGAGGTGTTCACGCTCGAGTACCTGCCGCGGGTCAAGGAGTTGCGGTGA